gaatagaaaaaaatgttgtaaGTTGACTGATGACGGTGAACTGTCAAAGCAACCAGGCTGTGTGAGTAAGATGTAGGGTTTGCTTGTCAAAAAGTGACAACATTCCAAAAGACATACCTGCAGAGCAGTGGAAACCATCGCCATAGTAACCTGGCCTGCACTGGCAGGTAAAGGATCCCTGAGTGTTATAACACACGGCGTCCTGGTGGCACCTGCCAGACTGGCACTCATCTAAGTCTACAAGCAGGAGCAAAAGAGTGTAAGTGAGGACACAGAAGACTCAAGTCATCTACTGTATCAGCTGAAATATTTGCTGCAAGTCCCATTTGTAGTTTCCTTTTATAGTTAAGCATATACAATGTGATCTCAGTCAGTCTGTGCCCAAAAACTGTCCTCTGGATATAGAACATCAAGTAAAGGCATGGAAAGAATGGAAACTATGAATGAGTGTATCTGGAGACCAGTGAAAACAACTAGGCCTATATGCTAACTCTGGACCGGCACACATGCCCATCTGTTTTCCATGTATCACTGCAGATGTTATTATGTAACTGATCTCCCTTCCCCCACAGCTGAGCAGATGGTTTAACAATTAAAGCCTTAAAGTTCATGTAGTAGATTTAAAAGCTGGACAACATGTGTCAAAGGACTATATTGTTCATGTTAATGTTGATGATGTGTAGCCTTTAAAATGGGTATTGTAATAGTTAGTTAGATTTATCTCAAAATGTTGATAACTTGTTGTATTTTCTGTGACCCGGGAGTGAGTCCGATTTTATGGCTATTGTATAACCTACAAACTGAAAGCCATGAATTCCTGTGATTATTCTTCACACATGTGCCTCTGTGCTATACCTTGGCAGGATCTTCCATCTCCTGTGAACCCTGGCAGGCAGGTGCAGATATAGGAGGAACCTCCAGTGTAACTGCACTGCGCTCGCTCAGGTATATCACATTCGTGTGTGCCTTCTTCACAAGCATCCACAGGGCGATTAATCtctgaggagaagaagacaaagaatatacaacatttttggcacatttaaaccatttctaCTTAATATTTCAATGCATTTCATTACAGtttatgttcatttttctgAACTTGTACCTCCAGGTGAGATTCCTGGGTTATATAATTGTACTTGCACACAGTTCTTACCGATGCAGGTCTGTCCATCATTGCCGAACCGATATCCCTCCTCACATTCACAGCGGAAGGTCCCGGGCTGGTTGTTGCAGATAGAATATGGGCCGCAGATCTGATGATTCTCTCGGCACTCATCAATGTCTGATAGAGATGAGAGCCTGTTATCACATGCTAATAAGTGTCACATTAGGTCCAATCTTGAATTTGGAGCTGTGAAGTCTGGATTTGTCGAATCAGTGTCTTTCGCTATCAGAGATCAAATCTGTCAGAAGATCAAAGAGGAGAGTCTAATTAGATTTCTTAATTGCGAATGTTTCAAGATAGCATCTGTCTGAAAtacatccttcctctttcaaCTGTATGTGCCTCAGAGCTCTTCCTGTCTGATCTCCATTGCAAAAGACCCTTGGTTGTATTGAGCATGGACTGGGAATGAGGACCCAACTGGATATATGAACCTGGTCTGGGAGTAGGGGACACTTTGTTTACCATGTGGGACTCCCTCTACTAATTGTAGAGATTGTCCAGTTCCCCAGGAAGGAAGACTGTAGAAGGTCTGGGTTAATTAAAAGATGTCTCCAAACAGATGGAAACTTAGATTTACTTAAAAGCAGTAAATACATGAATTGTGAGAAGCAGGAAGCTACCACACCCTCTTTAATGCCAcaaacaaagattttttttgaaTGTATATCAAATGTCATTCATACCATAGCAGGTGCGGCCATCACCATTGAAGCCAGCCGCACACTCGCAGGTGAACTGGGTCCCCTCTCCAGCTCTGCAAATAGCGTTGGTGTCACAGCCGTGTCTTCCAGTGAAACATGGGTTCTCTGCTGGCTGTCCTCCTGAGACGGGAAGGTGTATTTTGGGACAATGTTACTAGCGCACTGCTAATTTCCACAATGTCATGACGAAAACATAATTTACAATTCAACAATACTGTGTCTTGGTCAGGATGTTATATGTTGTGATCTGGGAAGGAAGCaagctcagacaggaagactAGAATAATCTCCATGACCTCACCATTGGTGTCTCCGATCTTGTTGCTCATGGCGAACCGGATGAGTTCATTATTAGCATCGTACATGACAAAGACCTGATCCACACTGAGCATCTGGGTGGGTTTCATGTCTCTTAAAGACTCGCCATGTTGGCAACTCTGGAAGGTGATGGTCTGACGCCACTGATACGTCCTGGTCTCAGTGGTGCCATCGGGAAAGCTCACCACATAGTCCCGATTGGAAGATGAGGTGATCACTGAGAGAAATGATAGACACATAAGGAACAAGTAGATGATTGTTTTTAGTCATTGCTTGTTTCACAAAGAAGCACAAAGGCTTGAGAAATATTTTGGATGAAGAAGCTGTGTTTAGACTGTGCCTCACAGTTGTTGCTGTACTGGTAGATCTCAGAGTAAGGGTCGATCTGCACCGTGGAGCCGCGTGTCACCTCAGGGACCCGGCCTTCCAGGGAGGTGCTCACTGCCAGGTGGTCGTGCTCATCGATGCCTTTGAACTCCTGCCTGATGGTCAGCTTCTCATTCCCTGGCAGAAAGGTCACCTCTGCCTGGCGTGTGAACTCTCCCCCTGCAGAAAACAGACCACAAGAGGGGGTCACTTTAAGACCCTGGCCCTGGATGAACTTTGGCTCCCCGCCTTCTGTCTCATCTGAGGTAATGTGAGGGGAATTCAGCTGGACAGAGTGAgtaaaactgcagctgtatgGCAAACGGCGCTTCTAGCAGCAGCAACATTTGTTCATAGAGATTTTTGGATTCCTATctttataattttgtttttctaacCAAGTTAGGCATGGGAAAATCACACGAGAAGCTAGTGGCTTTCACATTATTAGATGTTGCGCAGTTGTAGAAATATTTCACACACTCACCAATAATACTGAAGCCATTCCTGAATCCAGGCTGCTCCAGAGCAAACGCCCACCCAATCACACCACCGAGGGCTGACAGAGGCTGCAGTGAGGGGCCAAGGGTGTAAGGGATGTCACTGATGGCCACATAGGAGCGGCCATCGTTCACCACCACGTATGAGTGGAGATCGTTGCTGCTGAACTCAATCGGAGAAGGAGAGTTGCCAACATACACTTTTCCATATACTTTACCATTCATCCTTTGAGGCTTTCCtgcaaagaaaagcaaaacCATCAATGTTGAGTAACAGAGAGGTTGATTAAACATACATAGATTTGCTATATTCGCTCAATTCAGGAGTTGAAGATTACATATTATATCTGAAGTGAATGTGTCCATACCTTCTGCCACACACTGTATGCCATTGCCATAGAACCCAGGCCTGCAGTGACAGCAGTATCCACTGGAGTAGTCCTTGCAGTCAGCAAACTGGGAGCACTTATTTCTGTTGTTCGTACATGTCCCAAGGTTGTATGAGAAcactaaaaacatgaaacataagAACTGTAAGAATATGACTGAAGAGTTAATTGATCAAGTTGGTTTAATCTTCCAGTGCTGACAAGAGAGCCAAGCAAAACAATTTCAGCCTTTCTCCTGTCGACTCACCATCTACATTTATATCTGTGTCGTCCACCTCCACTACTTCTGGGTTGTTAGGGTGATGTGGCTGGTACTGAACTGGGTGAACTGCTATCTGCTCTATTTCGTAAGGTGGGTACTCCACTTGCTGTCCATCAGTGTACACAGTCCTCCTTGCATTGATGGCCTCTTCATAGCCATCAGAAGTCCTCTGCAATGTGGCTTCAGTGGGCAGGTCAGTGACCTCTCCTGGAGCCACATTGCTAAAATAGGGAGAAGTTCCAATCTCGTACACCCATACTCCCCGGAGGCCAGAGTTGGTCTGTCTATGAGGGGAAAAAGGTTAAATTTGTAggtttaaaacatatttttgatgtTACAGTTCTTGATTTTCCAGCCGGCGACACTGGTCAGGAAATGGTGTTCCTGTGCTTACAGTCATTGGTTGACTTACTCTGCTAAAGCCCTGACGGATTCCTCGTCGTCAGTGGTAGTGCGATAGTACGGTCCCGGACTGGAAAACAGGAAACCCTGGACCAAACCCTTACTGAAGCCTGCACGCATGATCACACTACTGTCATCTATAGGCGTGGTGGTAAATTGTATCCCATCCCTTGTATACAGAACGATAGCATATGAGGCGGTCTCCAGGGATGCAATAACCAGCTGgaaggtgtttctctgtgtgataAAACATTAGAGAGGATTTAAATGACCAGTTCCATTCCAGGTAACTTGAATAACTGTGTGACACTCACCCTCTTGTCGATGCCATCTCCACTGCTTTGAGGTTCGTTAGAGGTGATATCTACCCAGGTGATCACCACAGCATGAGTAGGACTGACTTCATCGTCTTCTGGAAAGGCCCTATTGATGTGCTCTGCAGCCTGACGCAGAGTGTGCGGACTGCTGTCTTGACGGAAGAAAACTTTCCCCACAGCATCACTTGTGTCCAGATCTCCTTGCAGAGCTGCAATCATGCCAAAGTCTGGGGCCGTTTTGCCAAGATATGTCAACTCGCTTGTCGGCTCTGCTGTGGCAACAAAACCATTGGTGTTGATCTGAAATTAAAACACAAGTTGGTAATGGGCATAACAAAAACTGAGGTGGTTGTAACTCTGGACGACTTTCTTTCTAAAAACTACAACACATGATGAACAGTTTCACAGCAGAGGTAAACCCAGTCCAGTCTGACCCACTTTGATCTTTACTCCAAACTCATTAGACTAATGATCCGAGTCAGCTGCTATGTCCTACAAATGCACTAATGCACTAATGAACAAACAAGATGCCATTTAACACTTATGGTTTAATACAGATCACATGCGGGACTCGTAAAAAAAAATAGCGAAAACCTGGGCTCatgtcaaaaacacacaaaaacaccctCTCTGCACATGGGGCTCCTCCACTTCCTGATCAGGGGAAAACAAGATCACTATTCCTGGCCCCGGCCATACTGTTTCCTGTCCTTGCCCCTGACAAGCAGCCCTAGAGAGCCCAAAGATTGCGCACTAATCTTCATTACAGAGACTTCCTGCCAAAGTGGAAGATATAACTGGGAAAATTATTCAGTAATTCTGATATCTGCAGAAAGATCTCTAGAGTTAGTGGGATACCCAAACACACCCGGGCTTGATGGAATATGAATCACAGTCACAAGGAGACAATAAAACCTCCTAATGATTTGAGAAAAGTGTGATATGCATTACTGTTCCCCTGCAGGGCACAGACAGTTCAGACTGTCTCGTAGGCTAAGGCCATCTTGACTACAGTGGAGAAAAATGTTTGTGGTGGGTGATGTAGAGACAATTTGGATCTAGTCAGCTGCAGGAAACCCCCTCGAGCCTAGACTGATTATTATAAAGAggaatttaatatttatttttaaccacaGTCTCATGTGTTAACCATAACTTTTTGCCTCCTCACATCTCCTTTATTAGATCTACTCATCTGATGAGATCAGACATGTTACAGCTCCATACATGTCAGTActtttaaagtaaaacatttacataaaaaatcCTACTTCCTAAAACTTTAGTATTTAAGTATTTTGGcaaatgtagttaaagtattgcagtaaaagtagaagTGTGATCCtcagactgatatattattaaatatgacatcataagattattaatactgaagcatatgtgtgtaagcagcatgttattGTTGTCACTGCTGGTGGTGGAGTTACTTTGAACTACTATATATTCAGTCAGCTAGTTTGGTCCAGTAGTTCCCAACCTCGGAGTCAGGCCCCTTCAAAGGGTTACCAGATAaatcatagacatctgaaatgtgaccccaaTGACATACTGGTTTTTGTAAGATGCCAAAAGCGAAAAGTTTGGTGACCACTAGTTTTATCTGTAActgtgtgttgtattttgtattttaaaagcttgttgtattatccattgtgtcaaatcttcatcttccatcatatatatatatttatctgaGTAACTAAAGCTGTAGTGGAAtggaaagtacaatatttccctctgaaatgtggtGGAGTGGAATTATTAAGTAGcaagaaaatggaaatactcaagtaaagcaCAAGTACCTCGAAATTGTACTTGGGcacttaaataaatgtagttccgtactttccaccactgttaCAGAGTTATATAGCCTGTTAGTTCATATGTCTGTGGGACACCTGAATTCATGACCATTAATGTGACTGTATGGGTAAGCTTTATATGAAATGAAGCTAACATAGTTGGTAGAAGAGAAATAAATGACAACTACTTAaagtatacagtacattatcTGATTTAGGCTtcttactttttaaaacataaaacattgataCTTAGAGGCAAAGTTCCCAAATTTATAACAATACTTTTTGTACACAATTACTCTATGATGGCAAATCCACATGCCagacaattaaaacaaagaTGCAGCATGTTTCTTTGAAAAGGAGAATCCCTGTGAATAAAGAGCTGTTTGTCTGTTCAACACAATGGTGAAGCTTTCACCCAAATGTTGCTATTGCCTTTCTCCGAGTAATTTAAAAGCCTCACATGGAAAcagaaagtaataaaaacatgaatgcttTAGGAAATAATTTGATCACAGTGTAATTATTTTCCATAGTGTTATTTGATACATGAGGAAAGCCTCTTGTGTGAGCCTGAACAGAACATATACATAATTGCTTCAAGAAAGCATGCCTTTATGACCACATCGTTATGTGAGATGGCAGATGTTTTGGGATGGGTTTCAAATAGGGTTGCTGTAGTACTTTAGTCTTTCGGTCAACAGTAAAATGATAACCTCTGGGGAAGCTCTAAGAATGTGTGGACACATGCATTCCACGATATACTGCAGCCTCTGTGATAACTAAACCAATATTTACAGGGAGCCACACAAAAAGTCATACCCTGCCCCAGATATATGTTGCAACTTCCAGGTATTGTTTACGGTTTAAACTACTGACCCCTTTTCATGTTCTACTAACCGGGGTTCCGTGCGCAATTACGCAAAATCGATAGACAGTCCACCCTTTCCAATAAATTCCTTTCATTAATCAAAACCAGCATGACTGATAGAGCAACAAGATGTGGATAAACTTACAAAGATGCTGTCGAAAGTGCCATCATAAAACAACACTGGTCTGTCCAGGTTAAGTTGGTGCGTCTGATCGGTCCCTGATTCCAGTAGCTGGTCTCTTGCGCTTGGACCAAAAGGAAAAAGCTCCCCTCGCGTTATGCTCTGCACCGACGCCACAAATCCGAGAAAACTCGCACAGACGAACCATCCTTGCTCCTGCCAACCCATTGTTCGTGTTTCACAGGCAGTTGAGCAGTCCTGTGGTTAGTCCAAGCCAGGTTGTGCCGAGAGAGTGACGCTCTACTAAAGAAAGTTCAGATAGAGTTTGAGAGGCGTGGGGCGGGGTTGGGAAATGCGCTTAGAACTGCTTTCCCTAAACGACCAACACtggaaaaagaaatgagaggTAGTCTATACTTTACTTCTCATGACGCCCCCTTAAAACGATTCTTGAAGTGATTTGGCACGGACTGTGGGCATCCTCTTGGTCAGTTTGGTCGCAGGCCATAACCAGACATCTTCAGTGATGACGTTTGGCCCActttagaaaacaaaacactgtactATAGGAGTTATAACTGTTCGTTGAGGATAGAAGTAGACACAGAGAAGCACAGGGGTCAGTTTCACATCAGACCCCTCTATTTAAATTCTGACTTGCAACTCATTATTCCTCTGTTTCTAGTACTGTGGGAAGCAGCACTCTCTATTTGGATCATAAGGTATTACAATACAGGGTCCACTGTGTAGGAAATTTAAGTGTCTCCAGAGGGACAACACTAGAGCTGTATTAGGAAGTTTGGACATGGGCCAAGTGGCCATCAGAGCATAAACATCAGAGCATGGACCAGTTACCGGCAACAGAGCCCCACGGCCAGTTTGATTGAAACATTATGTAAAGGACAATATCACAGAGCAGTGTACCATACACTAATCATTTGAGGCATGCCACTGTGGCTATCAGACTCGACTCCAGCTGGGATAATGAGATGTTTCTACCCCACTAACGGATGGTCAGTCATCCGTCCAACACTTTGGTCCAGTTATCTGAACAACTACTGGCTGCAATGCAGTGAAATTTGAATATAGGTATTCATGGTCTCTGTGATTCCTAATGATTACTGGTGACATCTGACCTTTGTTTAGTGCTAACATTTGCTCAAAATgtcttcttcacacacacagtaatccATGGAAGTGCAAAAAATTAGGGTAACAATTTATTTCCAAATCAATGCCAGACTTTCCATTGCAACAGATATTAATTATCATTAACCCCTAGTTGATGGATCACAATGTTTTTGGTGATTGTCTGACCTTCTGACACCATCCTATCACGCCAAGATTTTAACTACACTAGGGATTCTGAGCACATTTATGCTCTCTGGGGGGAAGAGCCATTTCTAATTTAGTCTCTCCATGAGCTTCCCTCTTGCACCACCCTCAGgccaaaatgtcattttttctaACACAAGATGTAATAGCCAGATTGCAGTAAAATGTGCAGGACACATTCATGCTTCCAAGGAGGTTGCATCCTTTTGAATATAATGAAACCATTCTTAAGCATCACCCGCAGGTCTAACTTTCCATTTTCAGCTCTTCTACTGGCAGGGCTCAAAGTTGAATTTCTTCTCCAACAATTGTAACATTAGTTGGTGCTTAAAGTCAACATTTCCTTCAATCTTGAAATCTGGTGTTAGCAGCTGAGGCTCCCAAATGGTTTCATATTAATCCAAAATAAGTCACAGATGAGATGCAAGTGTTTCATGCTTTTGATGTGGAAATGACTTGAAAACAACACTGTAAATTATGTTGTTTTGAATAGCATTCGTTAAATCAGCATGTGTTGGAGATTATGCCTGGAGTTTCATGTATCTTTGTTCctaaaattcaaatattttcttcCATAGATAGTTAAAACTATTTAGATACATTATTTGTGTTAGTACAGACATTAGCAGTCATTTACATTCAAACTAATTATTTTTGAAAAgagaatttaaaatgttcaatgtactatcatgttttataaatgCATATACATAGATATGGATGATGTGAATTCATGTATAGAacattcaaactgttttttttttgtctttttattggcAGTATCCTATGTTCTAGCTTGAATTAAGTCATGAACACATTTCTCACTACTGGATCCCTCCAAGTGTTTCCATCTATAATACAGTTTAAAGGTGCCACCTTCTGGTCAGTTTGTGAAGCTTGCATTTGTGGTTTCCTTATATATCCACAGAATTGAATGTTTTCATAATAATatgggttaaggttagggttataaTATAAGTAGATTTACATCATATACTTTGCAAAAAATAtacttgtttattttattatgtaacAAAATATTACAAGAATATTTAAATTATAGTAGTGTGGGCTAATTTATGTAAAATGtactaatatatatttaattcagAGACTTGTAGAATCAATACCAAGGATACACAACTATACTGATACACACTGGGCCCTTGTTCAACTCACAGTGGAAATTGATGGGATATTTATCGTCGGGCGAGTGATGTTATTAGCTGTGACTTGTTAGTGTTTGAGTGAGTCTGTTTCTCTGACCGTGTTGCCTAGAAACCAGCCGACTGTGATCTGATGTGTCTTTGGCAGGAAACTGTAGCCTAATAAGACTGAAGTGCCATTTCGTCACCACTCCATTAATATTCTTTTTGAAACACTGACAGACTTGGGAAGGGATCAGTAGGGCTATTAAATATTTTGCGTCACatacattcattattcattcttTGACCAAATATTGAACTTTCTGATGACTGACTATTGAGCTTTACTTTAGCAATTGTCATATccattatttttgacattttacacattagAAGCCAAACAAAATACTGTATCTATAATAATGTGAGTATTCTGGGTCTCACAGCCAAAAAGGAAATACTGTAGATGACAGCATCCTGTTTGGTGTGCCTGGGTGGTAGTGGCCCTGTGTGAGGAAAGATTAATGTGTCACAGAGGTCAAAGGTGAGTTGGAGTGATCGCCATCCTTGGCCTTTCTCATGTTCACATGCCCCAGTCCTGtcaaacagaaaacactcaGACCATAACAAACTTCACTTCGGTTTGTGTGCAGATCACTTAAGTTCCTGCTACCCTGAATGGCCTTGAAGTGTTCTTGGTTAAAGTTAAAGTAGAACTGCAGAAATGTTACATTTGAAAACCAGTTTACTTACTACacagcctgtgaaaacagttgtatCATGTCTTCTCTGGTTCTGGAGgaaataaccctgatgatgttaTCAGGCATTCAACTTGGGCCTGATAACATTTGATAACAGACAGTGGTGGATGCTCACTAGAGAGTGTCTAATAATAATTTTGATTCACCTTATGGAAACTGTGAGGTCCAGTATTTTGGGAGGTTGACTCATACTGGGGACTAAAAGCCAGGACATGTTGTCCTCTGCAATATCAATTTGATAGttcttt
This portion of the Scomber japonicus isolate fScoJap1 chromosome 14, fScoJap1.pri, whole genome shotgun sequence genome encodes:
- the nid1a gene encoding nidogen-1, yielding MGWQEQGWFVCASFLGFVASVQSITRGELFPFGPSARDQLLESGTDQTHQLNLDRPVLFYDGTFDSIFINTNGFVATAEPTSELTYLGKTAPDFGMIAALQGDLDTSDAVGKVFFRQDSSPHTLRQAAEHINRAFPEDDEVSPTHAVVITWVDITSNEPQSSGDGIDKRRNTFQLVIASLETASYAIVLYTRDGIQFTTTPIDDSSVIMRAGFSKGLVQGFLFSSPGPYYRTTTDDEESVRALAEQTNSGLRGVWVYEIGTSPYFSNVAPGEVTDLPTEATLQRTSDGYEEAINARRTVYTDGQQVEYPPYEIEQIAVHPVQYQPHHPNNPEVVEVDDTDINVDVFSYNLGTCTNNRNKCSQFADCKDYSSGYCCHCRPGFYGNGIQCVAEGKPQRMNGKVYGKVYVGNSPSPIEFSSNDLHSYVVVNDGRSYVAISDIPYTLGPSLQPLSALGGVIGWAFALEQPGFRNGFSIIGGEFTRQAEVTFLPGNEKLTIRQEFKGIDEHDHLAVSTSLEGRVPEVTRGSTVQIDPYSEIYQYSNNLITSSSNRDYVVSFPDGTTETRTYQWRQTITFQSCQHGESLRDMKPTQMLSVDQVFVMYDANNELIRFAMSNKIGDTNGGQPAENPCFTGRHGCDTNAICRAGEGTQFTCECAAGFNGDGRTCYDIDECRENHQICGPYSICNNQPGTFRCECEEGYRFGNDGQTCIEINRPVDACEEGTHECDIPERAQCSYTGGSSYICTCLPGFTGDGRSCQDLDECQSGRCHQDAVCYNTQGSFTCQCRPGYYGDGFHCSAERTKTQCESHRDSVLGGPRGPRPPVGHYIPVCDENGAYEAMQCHGSTGYCWCVNRNGQEIPGTRSGPGSRPMCIDNGGVPPPVGPTPRPGVLPLPPGTHLLYAQSGRIEHVPMDGYDMKKDDAKAILHLPEKVIIGVAYDCVEKMVYWTDITTPTISKASIQGGEPTAVIRSDLNSPEGLAIDHLGRTMFWTDSMKDCIEVASLDGSQRRIIVDTDLVNPRAIIADPPNGHLYWADWNRDAPKIETSYMDGSNRRVLVKDDLGLPNGLTYDSQSSMLCWADAGTHKMECMHPDRGDRRQVMEGVQYPFGIVSFGKNIYYTDWKRDAVIAVDRYAGRESDEFQPQKRTKLYGIAIAYAQCPSGQNYCAVNNGGCTHLCLATPNGRSCKCPDNAVGCVDRDSGY